In Alteromonas sp. V450, the following proteins share a genomic window:
- a CDS encoding YdiY family protein: protein MKKQLLASLVALSLSPAAFAQDEDVKPFTMEGELGFISTSGNTETTSISAGIQAHQELENWSNDYVLKGLYKQETVQRENEAGEQEDFEFTSAQKFFGSAQGNYKLENPNNRLFGFASYEDDRFSNFNYQATIAAGWNQKVIQNKRHTLEYSVGPGYSFIETQEGEDLDSVILRASSAYSWKISDTAKFTQTVSTEVGADNTKSRAESALTATISGNLSMRLSFKLDHNTNVDENVEKLDTETAVSLVYNFF from the coding sequence ATGAAAAAGCAACTGCTCGCGTCTCTAGTAGCATTATCTCTCTCTCCCGCTGCCTTTGCACAAGATGAAGACGTAAAACCTTTTACTATGGAAGGTGAGTTAGGATTTATCTCAACGTCTGGTAACACTGAAACAACGTCTATTAGTGCAGGCATTCAAGCGCACCAGGAATTAGAGAACTGGAGTAATGACTATGTTTTAAAAGGTCTTTACAAGCAAGAGACAGTTCAACGTGAAAATGAAGCAGGCGAGCAAGAAGATTTTGAATTTACTTCAGCGCAGAAGTTCTTCGGGTCAGCGCAGGGTAACTATAAGCTAGAAAACCCAAACAACCGACTGTTCGGCTTCGCGTCATACGAAGATGATCGATTCAGCAACTTTAACTACCAAGCTACCATTGCTGCTGGTTGGAACCAAAAGGTAATACAAAATAAACGCCACACGTTAGAGTATTCAGTTGGTCCTGGTTATTCATTTATTGAAACGCAAGAAGGTGAAGATTTAGATAGTGTAATACTTCGTGCATCAAGCGCATATTCGTGGAAAATCTCAGACACAGCTAAATTTACTCAAACGGTGAGTACGGAAGTGGGTGCTGACAACACCAAGTCGCGCGCTGAGTCGGCGCTTACAGCTACGATTAGCGGAAACCTTTCTATGCGTCTTTCTTTTAAGTTGGACCACAACACCAACGTTGACGAAAACGTAGAGAAACTTGATACCGAAACTGCGGTTAGCTTAGTTTACAACTTCTTCTAA
- a CDS encoding YdiY family protein, translating to MFNKLLLSVVAICTLCAGVCAPLQAKDLIRTLYHADFTPDTDDEIPRFRLDGELGVLINTGNTSAASVKAAVNSDYETENWSSIYFAELLYKESGSPTSQREVSAQRFFGSAQFDYKLLSPGRRLFMYGDYEDDQFNGYDHRASLAAGWSQRLWRNEDSEFRYSIGPGYSFIEAEENNDNLVNDGIIVRASAEYKYHWSSGAKLRQFLSTEAGEENTKSRSETSLSANVFGSLAMKLSFILNYESDTPEDVDSLSTETSVALVYQFF from the coding sequence ATGTTTAACAAGCTCCTCCTTTCTGTAGTTGCAATATGTACACTTTGCGCTGGTGTATGTGCCCCCTTGCAAGCAAAAGATCTCATCAGAACGTTATACCACGCTGATTTTACACCTGACACCGACGACGAGATCCCTCGGTTTCGACTCGATGGTGAGTTAGGTGTACTTATTAACACCGGAAACACCTCAGCAGCGAGTGTAAAGGCGGCTGTTAACTCTGACTATGAAACAGAGAATTGGAGTAGTATTTATTTCGCTGAGCTTTTGTATAAAGAAAGCGGTAGCCCCACGTCGCAACGAGAAGTTAGTGCGCAGCGCTTTTTCGGTAGTGCTCAGTTTGATTACAAGTTGCTAAGTCCAGGGCGTCGTTTGTTTATGTACGGTGACTATGAAGACGATCAGTTTAATGGCTACGACCACCGAGCGTCGTTAGCTGCGGGATGGTCACAACGCCTTTGGCGCAATGAAGACAGTGAGTTTCGATATAGTATTGGACCAGGATATAGCTTTATTGAAGCAGAGGAAAACAACGATAATCTTGTTAACGACGGTATTATCGTTCGTGCATCTGCAGAATATAAATACCATTGGAGTTCAGGGGCTAAATTACGCCAATTTCTCAGTACAGAAGCTGGAGAGGAAAACACCAAGTCACGTTCAGAAACCTCGTTGTCGGCGAATGTATTTGGTTCACTAGCAATGAAGCTGTCGTTTATTTTAAATTATGAGTCAGATACACCAGAAGATGTAGATTCTTTGAGTACAGAGACTTCAGTAGCGTTGGTTTATCAGTTTTTTTAA
- a CDS encoding HDOD domain-containing protein, translating into MSLDKYVAFATKSFTMPEVCVRIRETLDDPRSSAEDIGSLISIDPSLTAKVLRLANSSLFRFPSQIESVAKAVNVIGGEALYNLVIAETANSAFKCFDNQHIDLDKHWYGSVFCGMVAKSLAMRLNIRGAERFFVMGILHNLSELVVAKRDPKRYQAYTSIENTELPCMNQHAYFGFTFAQCSGIILERWLLPLVLFYPVSHMNDVDKQHLDIDIALLALAHRITLSQVDDERYADIELFSPNIANIVDLDMEMIGNAIDYAEQETAKIVSLIH; encoded by the coding sequence ATGTCGTTAGATAAATACGTAGCGTTCGCCACAAAATCATTTACCATGCCTGAAGTCTGCGTGCGTATTCGCGAAACGTTGGATGATCCTCGCTCTAGCGCTGAAGATATAGGAAGTTTAATTAGCATCGACCCCTCGCTAACGGCCAAAGTCTTAAGATTGGCAAACAGTTCTCTTTTTCGGTTTCCGTCACAAATAGAATCTGTGGCAAAAGCAGTAAATGTGATTGGTGGTGAAGCGCTATACAACTTGGTTATAGCCGAAACAGCAAACAGTGCCTTTAAATGTTTTGACAATCAGCACATCGATTTAGACAAACATTGGTACGGCTCCGTTTTTTGCGGGATGGTTGCAAAAAGTCTAGCCATGCGTCTGAATATTAGAGGGGCAGAACGCTTTTTTGTAATGGGTATTTTGCACAACCTCAGCGAGTTGGTAGTGGCAAAACGGGACCCTAAACGCTATCAAGCATATACGTCTATTGAAAATACTGAACTTCCATGCATGAACCAACACGCCTATTTTGGTTTTACGTTTGCGCAATGCAGCGGTATCATCTTGGAGCGATGGTTGTTACCTTTAGTGCTGTTTTATCCTGTCAGTCATATGAATGATGTCGATAAACAACACTTAGACATTGACATAGCGCTGTTGGCATTAGCTCATCGTATTACGTTGAGCCAAGTAGACGACGAACGTTATGCCGATATTGAACTTTTCTCGCCAAATATAGCCAATATAGTTGATTTAGATATGGAAATGATTGGTAATGCTATTGATTATGCTGAACAAGAAACGGCAAAAATTGTTTCATTGATTCACTAG
- a CDS encoding DUF1289 domain-containing protein produces the protein MAEQSSPSMQLEFFEIPSPCIGVCESGPKGFCKGCFRSRDERLYWLKVDDATKRQIINVCVKRKRAFLARQRRENMQQPKQDSQQFDFFEGE, from the coding sequence ATGGCAGAACAAAGCTCACCGTCGATGCAGTTAGAATTTTTCGAAATTCCAAGCCCATGTATTGGGGTATGTGAGTCTGGGCCGAAAGGATTTTGTAAGGGGTGCTTTAGAAGCCGTGACGAGCGTTTGTATTGGCTCAAGGTGGACGATGCCACTAAACGACAAATAATCAATGTCTGTGTAAAGAGAAAACGCGCATTTTTAGCAAGGCAGAGAAGAGAGAACATGCAACAACCGAAGCAAGATAGTCAGCAATTTGATTTCTTTGAAGGTGAATGA
- a CDS encoding efflux RND transporter permease subunit has product MNISQFFISRPIFAGVLSLLIFIGGAIAVWQLPITEYPEVVPPTVVVTANYPGANPEVIAETVATPLEQEINGVENMLYMSSQATSDGRMTLTITFAIGTDPDEATTLVQNRVNRATPRLPQEVQRLGVVTEKSSPDLTMVVHLTSPDKRYDMLYLSNYADQFVKDELARINGVGQVRLFGAGEFSMRVWLDPNKLAALQLNPGDVAAAIADQNQQAAAGSLGAQPTGTSEFQLLINVRGRLKDEAEFENIIVKSGENGEITRLKDVARIELGSEFYALRSLINNNPAAAVPVFQAPGSNAIQISDDVRARMSELSKAFPEGLEYEIAYDPTVFVRGSIEAVISTLLEAVLLVVLVVVLFLQTWRASIIPLVAVPISLVGTFAFMQLMGFSLNALSLFGLVLAIGIVVDDAIVVVENVERNISEGKAPFDATVQAMKEVTGPIIATTLVLAAVFVPTAFMSGLTGQFYKQFALTITISTVISAINSLTLSPALSALLLKPHGKANDWLTRLMDKVFGRFVFAPFNRFFDRNSKRYTGAVGGLIRKSSIIMVLYAGLLGLTYFQFANTPTGYVPPQDKQYLVAFAQLPNAASLDRTEEVIREMSRIAMEHPGVEDAIAFPGLNINGFTNSPSSGVLFATLTDFDKRTTPDLSGGAIAAQLNQNFGSIKGAFVAIFPPPPVMGLGTIGGFRLQVEDRGNLGFEELERVTQEVIGKAWAHPALTDAFTSFTVAVPQLDVDVDREKAVSQGVNIDTLFTTMQGYLGSLYVNDFNLFGRTYQVNVQADAQYRQDIENITQFKVRNAQGEMIPLGSFLNIEHSAGPDRVMHYNGYVTAEINGAAAPGYSSDQAKAAIEEILAETLPLGMTYEWTEITYQQILAGNASAFVFPLVVLLVFLVLAAQYESLRLPLAIILIVPMTLLSALIGVQVYGGDNNIFTQIGLIVLVGLATKNAILIVEFAKELQDKGMDALSAIKEASRLRLRPILMTSIAFIMGVLPMAVSTGAGSEMRQAMGVAVFSGMIGVTVFGLILTPVFYYLIQRKG; this is encoded by the coding sequence ATGAATATCTCGCAGTTTTTCATTAGCCGCCCGATTTTTGCGGGCGTGCTTTCTCTACTTATTTTTATCGGTGGTGCAATTGCTGTTTGGCAACTCCCTATCACTGAATATCCAGAAGTCGTGCCGCCTACCGTTGTGGTAACTGCGAATTATCCCGGTGCAAACCCAGAAGTGATTGCCGAAACCGTTGCAACACCGCTAGAGCAAGAAATTAACGGTGTTGAAAACATGTTATATATGTCGTCACAGGCTACCAGTGATGGCCGTATGACGTTAACAATCACGTTTGCCATTGGCACTGATCCAGATGAAGCTACAACGCTGGTACAAAACCGTGTAAACCGCGCGACACCGCGTTTACCTCAAGAAGTGCAGCGCCTAGGTGTGGTAACCGAAAAATCGTCACCAGACTTAACCATGGTGGTGCATTTAACGTCGCCTGATAAGCGTTATGACATGCTTTATCTTTCAAACTATGCTGATCAGTTTGTTAAAGATGAACTAGCGCGAATTAATGGTGTTGGGCAAGTGCGCCTGTTCGGTGCTGGTGAGTTCAGCATGCGCGTGTGGTTAGACCCTAACAAACTGGCTGCGCTCCAGTTAAACCCTGGCGATGTGGCAGCAGCTATCGCCGACCAAAACCAGCAAGCGGCGGCAGGTAGCCTAGGCGCACAGCCTACGGGTACCAGCGAATTTCAGTTGCTTATTAACGTACGCGGCCGTTTAAAAGATGAAGCCGAATTTGAGAATATTATCGTTAAGTCGGGTGAGAATGGCGAAATAACCCGTCTTAAAGATGTTGCGCGTATCGAACTAGGTTCAGAGTTTTATGCATTGCGTTCACTTATTAACAATAACCCTGCGGCAGCGGTGCCGGTTTTCCAAGCTCCAGGCTCTAACGCAATTCAAATTTCAGACGACGTTCGCGCTCGTATGTCGGAACTGTCAAAGGCGTTCCCTGAAGGCCTTGAATACGAAATAGCCTACGACCCAACTGTATTTGTTCGCGGTTCGATTGAAGCGGTAATTAGTACACTTCTTGAAGCGGTATTGTTAGTTGTACTGGTTGTTGTACTGTTTTTACAAACATGGCGTGCGTCTATTATTCCACTCGTTGCGGTACCTATTTCACTTGTGGGAACGTTCGCTTTTATGCAGCTGATGGGCTTCTCGCTGAATGCACTGTCCCTGTTTGGGCTTGTATTAGCAATCGGTATTGTTGTGGACGACGCTATCGTTGTTGTCGAAAACGTAGAGCGTAATATTTCTGAAGGCAAGGCACCTTTTGATGCCACCGTACAAGCAATGAAAGAAGTAACCGGTCCTATTATTGCCACAACACTGGTGCTCGCTGCGGTATTTGTACCTACCGCTTTCATGAGCGGCCTTACCGGGCAGTTCTATAAGCAGTTTGCACTTACTATCACTATTTCTACAGTAATTTCTGCAATTAACTCGTTAACGCTAAGCCCTGCATTATCTGCATTACTGTTGAAACCTCACGGTAAAGCGAATGACTGGCTAACCCGATTGATGGATAAAGTGTTTGGCCGTTTTGTGTTTGCACCGTTTAACCGTTTCTTTGACCGTAACTCAAAGCGCTACACTGGTGCTGTGGGTGGACTTATCCGTAAGAGCAGTATCATTATGGTGCTTTACGCAGGTTTGCTAGGGCTCACTTACTTCCAGTTTGCCAATACACCAACGGGCTATGTTCCGCCGCAGGATAAGCAGTATTTGGTCGCCTTTGCTCAATTGCCTAATGCAGCAAGCTTAGACAGAACTGAAGAAGTGATCCGTGAAATGTCTCGTATCGCGATGGAACACCCTGGTGTTGAAGATGCAATTGCATTCCCTGGCTTGAACATTAACGGGTTCACTAATAGCCCAAGCTCAGGCGTGCTGTTTGCAACCCTGACTGACTTTGATAAAAGAACGACGCCTGACCTATCGGGTGGTGCTATTGCTGCCCAGCTTAACCAAAACTTTGGGTCTATAAAAGGTGCCTTTGTGGCGATATTCCCGCCGCCACCAGTAATGGGGTTAGGCACGATTGGTGGTTTCCGTTTGCAGGTTGAAGACAGAGGAAACCTAGGCTTTGAAGAACTTGAGCGTGTAACGCAAGAAGTGATTGGCAAAGCGTGGGCACACCCAGCGCTTACCGATGCGTTCACTAGCTTCACTGTTGCTGTACCTCAGCTAGATGTAGATGTAGACCGTGAAAAAGCGGTAAGCCAAGGTGTAAACATCGATACCTTGTTTACCACCATGCAGGGCTACTTAGGTTCGTTATACGTGAACGACTTCAACTTGTTCGGTAGAACTTACCAAGTAAATGTACAAGCTGATGCCCAATACCGTCAGGATATTGAGAACATTACGCAGTTTAAAGTGCGTAATGCACAAGGTGAGATGATCCCGCTTGGCTCATTCTTGAACATTGAGCACAGTGCAGGCCCAGACCGTGTTATGCACTATAACGGATACGTCACCGCTGAAATAAACGGTGCAGCAGCGCCAGGCTATTCGTCTGACCAAGCGAAGGCGGCTATTGAAGAAATATTGGCTGAAACCTTACCCCTTGGCATGACTTACGAGTGGACTGAGATTACTTATCAGCAAATATTAGCGGGCAATGCATCAGCGTTTGTATTCCCATTAGTTGTGCTTTTAGTGTTCTTAGTGCTGGCTGCGCAATACGAAAGCCTGCGTTTGCCACTGGCAATCATATTGATTGTTCCCATGACTTTGCTGAGCGCGCTTATTGGTGTGCAAGTTTACGGCGGCGACAACAATATTTTCACCCAAATAGGCTTGATTGTCTTGGTTGGCCTTGCTACCAAAAATGCCATTCTTATTGTTGAGTTTGCGAAAGAACTTCAAGACAAAGGAATGGACGCGCTTTCAGCCATAAAAGAAGCAAGCCGCTTACGTCTTCGCCCCATACTCATGACATCCATTGCTTTCATCATGGGTGTGCTGCCAATGGCGGTGTCAACCGGTGCTGGCTCTGAAATGCGTCAAGCCATGGGGGTGGCAGTATTCTCAGGCATGATTGGTGTTACCGTATTTGGCCTTATCTTAACCCCAGTATTTTACTACCTCATACAGCGTAAAGGTTAA
- a CDS encoding efflux RND transporter periplasmic adaptor subunit, whose amino-acid sequence MKTFSRLLAIVSLTALVAACGGDEQDPSQSMSANANAGVPVDVATVVSQRLTEWDNFTGRLESPHIVALRPRVSGYIDFVAFDEGEYVEQGQTLFLIDNRTFKAEVDRLTAQLEEAKSRVQLAEQNYNRAFKLRKTQAVSEEVLDARLAEKNQALASLNQTQAALEVARLNRGFARVEAPISGRVSRANITEGNFVTAGQTELTRIVSTDRLYAYFDIDEQTYLNYVGSDNNASTAVNEQPVAMRLANESDYNHWGQIDFIDNQVNGSTGTLRVRAVFNNEEGRLIPGLFAHLKLAGDTDEQGILIKEKAIGTDLNNKFVLVVNDESKVEYRAVKLGDKVGSMRIITSGLNVNDTIVVDGLQRVRPGAQVAANEVSMGDEDALANLSSWQSRVDNATQLTQNMAQVEDVLSGGSFTSGTARAGLK is encoded by the coding sequence ATGAAAACTTTTTCCCGTTTATTGGCAATTGTAAGCCTAACTGCGCTAGTCGCTGCATGCGGTGGTGACGAGCAGGATCCAAGTCAATCAATGAGCGCTAACGCAAATGCAGGCGTTCCTGTGGATGTTGCAACGGTAGTATCACAACGGTTAACCGAATGGGATAACTTCACCGGTCGCTTAGAGTCGCCACACATTGTTGCGCTTCGCCCCCGCGTATCGGGCTATATCGACTTTGTAGCGTTTGACGAGGGCGAATATGTTGAGCAAGGGCAAACGTTGTTTCTGATTGATAACCGCACGTTTAAAGCGGAAGTTGACCGCCTTACCGCTCAGCTTGAAGAAGCAAAAAGCCGAGTTCAACTGGCCGAACAAAACTACAATCGCGCATTTAAATTGCGTAAAACTCAAGCAGTATCTGAGGAAGTACTTGATGCCCGTCTAGCGGAAAAAAATCAGGCATTAGCAAGTCTGAATCAAACTCAGGCTGCTTTGGAAGTCGCGCGCTTAAATCGCGGTTTTGCTCGTGTTGAAGCGCCTATTTCTGGACGAGTATCGCGTGCCAACATCACAGAGGGTAACTTTGTGACCGCAGGACAAACTGAACTCACCCGCATCGTTTCCACCGACCGATTGTATGCGTATTTCGATATTGATGAGCAGACGTATCTGAACTACGTAGGTAGCGATAACAACGCGTCTACCGCAGTCAATGAACAGCCAGTGGCTATGCGCCTCGCCAATGAGTCTGATTACAACCACTGGGGCCAAATCGACTTTATTGACAACCAGGTTAACGGTAGCACCGGCACACTTCGCGTTCGCGCTGTGTTTAATAACGAAGAAGGGCGTTTGATTCCTGGCTTATTTGCACACCTAAAGTTAGCAGGTGATACCGATGAACAGGGCATTCTTATTAAAGAAAAAGCTATCGGCACAGATCTCAATAACAAGTTTGTACTGGTTGTAAACGACGAAAGTAAAGTGGAATACCGCGCGGTTAAGCTAGGTGACAAAGTGGGCAGCATGCGCATTATCACAAGCGGCTTGAATGTAAACGACACCATTGTGGTTGATGGCTTACAGCGCGTTCGCCCTGGTGCCCAAGTTGCCGCAAACGAAGTGTCTATGGGTGATGAAGATGCACTGGCTAACTTATCTAGCTGGCAGTCACGCGTTGATAACGCAACACAACTAACCCAAAACATGGCGCAGGTTGAAGACGTTTTATCTGGTGGTTCATTTACCTCAGGTACAGCAAGAGCAGGTCTTAAGTAA
- a CDS encoding LysR family transcriptional regulator, whose protein sequence is MRPHDLNLLMIFDAIMTEGAITRAADRLSMTQPAVSNALSRMRVAWNDELFVKDGRGIQPTSFAKNLWSQIQGPLGELEVAVNPTDFNPATAKRTFRIAATDSIVSMVWGPLRKVIENEAPGINIHAIPNYDMETDKILKDAEAELTFSKYQEPGSVIRAEHVLDPSWVVVMRPDHPLAKSQLTLEDFVAADHLLVSVTGDVTGPTDQVLANLGLKRRVAMSVNQFYNATPLLKESNLICVAPSLVMEKEIFSGELAVFETPVEIISSPLSVMWHKRQDQDAGLQWLRGLVVKFIRERVQRHEMLLSQCCRKAYCAETVKRFMDQRNMDCEAFTPAHLQTPSNDEETKVIAGKQTA, encoded by the coding sequence ATGCGCCCACATGATTTAAATTTGTTGATGATTTTTGATGCCATCATGACCGAGGGTGCCATTACCCGCGCGGCTGATAGGTTATCAATGACGCAGCCGGCGGTGTCTAACGCACTATCTCGCATGCGAGTCGCTTGGAATGACGAGCTGTTTGTTAAGGACGGACGAGGTATTCAACCAACATCGTTTGCTAAAAACTTGTGGAGCCAAATTCAAGGGCCATTAGGTGAGCTTGAAGTTGCCGTTAACCCCACAGACTTCAACCCTGCGACGGCTAAGCGCACTTTTCGTATAGCCGCAACTGACAGTATTGTTTCCATGGTATGGGGGCCGCTTCGCAAAGTTATTGAAAATGAAGCGCCAGGTATTAATATCCATGCCATTCCTAATTACGACATGGAAACCGATAAAATACTCAAAGATGCCGAAGCCGAATTGACATTTTCTAAATACCAGGAGCCTGGTTCGGTTATTCGCGCTGAGCATGTTCTCGACCCTAGTTGGGTGGTAGTAATGCGCCCCGATCATCCGCTTGCAAAATCACAACTAACGTTAGAAGACTTTGTCGCGGCTGACCATCTTCTGGTTTCCGTTACCGGCGATGTGACTGGCCCTACAGATCAGGTGCTAGCGAATTTAGGCCTTAAGCGCCGCGTGGCGATGTCAGTAAATCAATTTTATAACGCCACCCCGCTATTAAAAGAGAGTAATCTGATTTGTGTTGCCCCTTCTTTGGTAATGGAAAAAGAAATATTTTCCGGCGAACTAGCGGTATTTGAGACACCAGTGGAGATTATAAGCTCGCCACTGTCGGTTATGTGGCATAAACGGCAAGACCAAGATGCTGGATTGCAGTGGCTTAGAGGGTTGGTTGTTAAATTTATTCGCGAGCGTGTACAGCGCCACGAAATGCTGCTTTCTCAATGCTGCAGGAAAGCATACTGTGCAGAGACCGTTAAACGTTTTATGGATCAGCGTAATATGGATTGTGAAGCGTTCACGCCCGCGCACTTACAAACACCAAGTAACGATGAAGAAACAAAAGTCATAGCTGGCAAACAAACCGCTTAA
- the lpdA gene encoding dihydrolipoyl dehydrogenase, giving the protein MSEIKTQLVVLGGGPGGYSAAFRAADLGIETVIVDSRDTLGGVCLNVGCIPSKALLHVAKVMKEAKHLASHGVSFGEPTIDLDKIREYKDGVVKQLTNGLSGMSKMRKTKHVQGFGKFTGANTLEVKNGDDVTTITFEKAIIAAGSEPVSLPFIPEDDRVIDSTGALEMKDIPEKMLVLGGGIIGLEMGTVYEALGSKIDVVEFLDQLIPAADKDIMKVFMKDYKDKFNIMLETKVTAVEAKDDGLYVTFEGKNAPAEPVRYDKVLVAVGRKPNGKLVGAEAAGVNVDERGFINVDKQMRTNVDHIFAIGDLVGQPMLAHKAVHEGHVAAEVIAGQKHYFDPRAIPSVAYTEPEVAWVGLTEKEAKEQGVSYETATFPWAASGRAIASDATNGMTKMIFDKDTGRVIGGAMVGTNAGEMLGEIGLAIEMGADAEDVALTIHAHPTLNESIGLASEIFEGSITDLPNPKAKKKK; this is encoded by the coding sequence ATGAGCGAAATTAAAACGCAATTGGTGGTACTGGGCGGCGGCCCTGGCGGTTATTCAGCAGCATTCCGTGCGGCTGACTTAGGTATTGAAACAGTTATCGTAGACTCACGCGACACGCTTGGTGGTGTTTGTCTAAACGTTGGCTGTATCCCTTCAAAAGCCCTTCTTCACGTTGCAAAAGTAATGAAAGAAGCGAAACACCTTGCTAGCCACGGTGTATCGTTTGGCGAGCCTACCATCGATTTAGACAAAATCCGCGAATACAAAGACGGCGTTGTTAAGCAGTTAACAAACGGTCTTAGCGGTATGTCTAAAATGCGTAAAACCAAGCATGTACAAGGCTTCGGCAAATTTACAGGCGCAAACACCCTAGAAGTAAAAAATGGTGACGACGTTACTACTATTACTTTTGAAAAAGCGATTATCGCTGCGGGTTCTGAGCCAGTAAGTCTACCGTTCATCCCAGAAGATGATCGTGTAATCGACTCAACTGGCGCTTTGGAAATGAAAGACATTCCAGAAAAAATGCTAGTACTAGGCGGTGGTATCATCGGTCTAGAAATGGGTACTGTGTACGAAGCACTTGGCTCAAAAATCGATGTAGTTGAATTCTTAGACCAGCTAATTCCAGCAGCTGACAAAGACATCATGAAAGTATTCATGAAGGACTACAAAGACAAGTTTAACATTATGCTTGAAACCAAAGTGACTGCGGTTGAAGCAAAAGACGATGGCTTGTACGTAACATTTGAAGGTAAGAACGCACCTGCTGAGCCAGTGCGCTACGACAAAGTACTTGTTGCTGTTGGTCGTAAGCCAAATGGCAAGCTAGTAGGCGCTGAAGCTGCAGGCGTAAACGTTGACGAGCGTGGCTTCATCAATGTTGATAAGCAAATGCGTACTAACGTTGACCACATCTTCGCAATCGGCGACCTTGTAGGTCAGCCAATGCTTGCGCACAAAGCGGTTCACGAAGGTCACGTTGCAGCAGAAGTTATTGCTGGACAGAAGCACTACTTCGACCCACGTGCTATTCCTTCAGTAGCGTACACTGAGCCAGAAGTTGCTTGGGTTGGTCTAACTGAAAAAGAAGCGAAAGAGCAGGGCGTAAGCTACGAAACTGCAACCTTCCCGTGGGCAGCTTCAGGCCGTGCAATTGCATCTGATGCTACTAACGGTATGACCAAGATGATCTTCGATAAAGACACGGGCCGTGTTATCGGTGGTGCAATGGTTGGTACAAACGCAGGCGAAATGCTTGGCGAAATTGGCCTAGCTATTGAGATGGGTGCTGACGCTGAAGACGTAGCATTAACTATCCATGCTCACCCAACGCTTAACGAATCAATTGGCCTTGCGTCTGAAATCTTCGAAGGAAGCATTACTGACCTGCCAAACCCAAAAGCGAAGAAAAAGAAGTAA